In a single window of the Nocardioides sp. L-11A genome:
- a CDS encoding class I SAM-dependent methyltransferase produces MLPTSLAVPLRDALLAADFTYDVVSDLLGPEAHQALSRNETTPGRRRTTDGGPLATLIRLFLLQTSVPVADAERALPGLVDPLANAGALARSVGEVAARLDVRPYGSEEGDLWVVSDLTPGLDGMATAVTGDYVLGISPASSSLAQLTLRHDVGTALDLGTGCGVQALHLAAHSDRVVATDVNQRALAIARFNAALNDVDDKVDVRDGSFFAPVAGERFDLIATNPPFVISPATGERLVYRDSGLPGDQVVEHIVRTAPDHLTDGGWCQVLANWVIDRDRPWDERLASWLPDECDALVVQREVLDPASYVELWLKDSGHHPATGGDPATYAQRYDTWLSWLEQQGVGGIGFGWINLRRRADAAPGALTRDLLEWPYDVEQPIAPAIAAWAESAQAARALDADTRLVLREDVLQETSGPVGAEDPATIVLRQQRGFRRARQVDTVVAAVAGACDGDLPVGPLVDAVGQLLDRDPASLREVYLPELGELVAEGFLGPAD; encoded by the coding sequence GTGCTGCCGACCTCCCTCGCCGTCCCGCTCCGGGACGCCCTGCTCGCCGCCGACTTCACCTACGACGTGGTCAGCGACCTGCTCGGCCCCGAGGCCCACCAGGCGCTCTCGCGCAACGAGACCACACCCGGCCGGCGTCGTACGACGGACGGAGGTCCGCTCGCGACGCTGATCCGCCTCTTCCTGCTGCAGACCTCCGTGCCGGTGGCGGACGCCGAGCGGGCACTGCCGGGGTTGGTCGACCCGCTCGCCAACGCGGGCGCCCTGGCCCGGAGCGTGGGAGAGGTCGCGGCGCGGCTCGACGTGCGTCCCTACGGCTCGGAGGAGGGCGACCTGTGGGTCGTCAGCGACCTGACGCCGGGGCTCGACGGCATGGCGACGGCGGTGACCGGCGACTACGTGCTCGGGATCAGCCCGGCGTCGTCGAGCCTCGCGCAGCTGACCCTGCGCCACGACGTCGGCACCGCGCTCGATCTCGGCACCGGCTGCGGCGTCCAGGCGCTGCACCTGGCCGCCCACAGCGACCGCGTGGTCGCCACCGACGTCAACCAGCGAGCGCTGGCGATCGCCCGCTTCAACGCGGCGCTCAACGACGTCGACGACAAGGTCGACGTCCGGGACGGCTCGTTCTTCGCGCCGGTCGCGGGAGAGCGGTTCGACCTGATCGCCACCAACCCGCCGTTCGTGATCTCGCCGGCCACCGGCGAGCGCCTGGTCTACCGCGACTCCGGCCTGCCCGGTGACCAGGTCGTCGAGCACATCGTCCGCACCGCCCCCGACCACCTCACCGACGGCGGCTGGTGCCAGGTGCTCGCCAACTGGGTGATCGACCGCGACCGGCCGTGGGACGAGCGGCTCGCGAGCTGGCTGCCCGACGAGTGCGACGCCCTCGTCGTCCAGCGCGAGGTGCTCGACCCGGCGTCGTACGTCGAGCTGTGGCTCAAGGACTCGGGCCACCACCCCGCGACCGGCGGCGACCCGGCGACCTACGCACAGCGCTACGACACCTGGCTGTCGTGGCTGGAGCAGCAGGGGGTGGGCGGGATCGGCTTCGGGTGGATCAACCTGCGACGCCGCGCGGACGCCGCGCCCGGTGCGCTGACTCGCGACCTCCTCGAGTGGCCTTACGACGTCGAGCAGCCGATCGCGCCCGCGATCGCCGCCTGGGCGGAGTCCGCGCAGGCCGCGCGGGCGCTCGACGCCGACACCCGACTGGTGCTCCGCGAGGACGTGCTCCAGGAGACCAGCGGTCCGGTCGGCGCCGAGGACCCGGCGACCATCGTGCTGCGTCAGCAGCGCGGCTTCCGCCGAGCCCGCCAGGTCGACACCGTGGTGGCCGCCGTCGCCGGCGCGTGCGACGGCGACCTGCCCGTCGGCCCGCTGGTCGACGCCGTCGGACAGCTGCTCGACCGCGACCCGGCCAGCCTGCGCGAGGTCTACCTCCCCGAGCTCGGCGAGCTGGTCGCCGAGGGCTTCCTCGGGCCCGCGGACTGA
- a CDS encoding LysR family transcriptional regulator has translation MLSLHQLTCFLATYEHRSLTRAAEELGYAQPSVSEQVRTLERHLGVPLFRRVGRGVVPTTAADTFRPHAEKVLAAADEAQRAVASIRSFETGTIRFGMFGVARLYGGAGLVADVLERYPGVRVELVGRHSMDVQENLRRGHLEAAMIAVAGLSSEGMAITPIARDELVYVSAAPARLTSPVTAKRLAEAPLVMAESTYRDSDSARIVLRRMLHEAGYNPGTRIEVEDVETAVELVGRGLADTVTNKGAAVQLLPRLAPNAGWVSLRPRLYDTLAIVHRAGATLTPAARLMIELATQRIQAIIEPV, from the coding sequence ATGCTGTCGCTGCACCAGCTGACCTGCTTCCTGGCCACCTACGAGCACCGGTCCCTGACTCGGGCGGCCGAGGAGCTGGGCTACGCGCAGCCGTCGGTGTCGGAGCAGGTGCGCACCCTGGAGAGGCACCTCGGCGTACCGCTATTCCGCCGGGTCGGGCGCGGGGTGGTGCCGACGACGGCGGCGGACACCTTCCGGCCGCACGCGGAGAAGGTGCTCGCGGCGGCCGACGAGGCGCAGCGCGCGGTGGCGAGCATCCGGTCGTTCGAAACGGGGACGATCCGGTTCGGGATGTTCGGCGTCGCCCGTCTGTACGGCGGAGCGGGCCTGGTCGCCGACGTACTCGAGCGCTATCCCGGCGTCCGGGTCGAGCTGGTCGGCCGACACTCGATGGACGTGCAGGAGAACCTGCGCCGCGGGCACCTGGAGGCGGCGATGATCGCTGTGGCTGGGCTGTCCAGCGAGGGCATGGCGATCACGCCGATCGCCCGCGACGAGCTCGTCTATGTCTCCGCCGCCCCCGCCCGCTTGACGTCGCCGGTGACGGCGAAGCGCCTCGCCGAGGCGCCGCTGGTCATGGCGGAGAGCACCTACCGCGACTCCGACTCGGCGCGGATCGTGCTGCGGCGGATGCTGCACGAGGCCGGCTACAACCCCGGCACCCGGATCGAGGTCGAGGACGTCGAGACCGCGGTCGAGCTCGTCGGACGCGGCCTGGCCGACACCGTCACCAACAAGGGCGCCGCGGTGCAGCTGCTCCCCCGGCTCGCGCCGAACGCCGGCTGGGTGTCACTGCGCCCGCGGCTCTACGACACGCTGGCCATCGTGCACCGCGCGGGCGCGACCCTCACGCCGGCGGCCCGGCTGATGATCGAGCTCGCCACCCAACGGATCCAGGCGATCATCGAGCCGGTCTGA
- a CDS encoding alpha/beta hydrolase, which yields MSKRTLIVAVVTVWALVVAGAVGVGVVLLSDAGDDGPGDSGVQAGPSGTTKGPDGRTLEDFYDQDIAWARCEQNECGTLEVPFDYQNPGDGSLQLAVERATATGDKIGSLVVNPGGPGAPGTDTVTDADLYFADELRSAYDIVGFDPRGTGDSAPVDCLTDEALDAYVAADPDPDTPEEVEQSKENSVQFWTGCAARSGAVGGHVSTVEAARDMDVLRSALGEDTLDYFGFSYGTRLGATYAELFPDKVGRMALDGAVDPSLSARDGALSQAKGFETALRSYLQNCVDDGGCFLGDSVDAGLATIKDLLTSIDEKPLPTSDAEDRELTVGLAFYGLILPLYSEDNWSFLDQGLEQALDGDGSTLLVLADFYGSREKGTYTDNSLEAISVINCLDDPWSITADEVPAQFADFEEASPTFGDVFAWGLTACDGIPFTSTDEPDLQIDGSGAAPIVVLGTTRDPATPYEEAVAMADQLESGVLVSREGDGHTAYNKGNACIDDAVHGYLIDGTVPEDGLTC from the coding sequence GTGAGCAAGCGGACCCTGATCGTCGCGGTCGTCACCGTATGGGCGCTGGTGGTGGCAGGGGCGGTCGGTGTCGGCGTCGTCCTGCTCAGCGATGCGGGCGACGACGGGCCCGGCGACTCCGGTGTGCAGGCGGGGCCGTCCGGGACGACCAAGGGGCCGGACGGGCGCACGCTGGAGGACTTCTACGACCAGGACATCGCCTGGGCCCGGTGCGAACAGAACGAGTGCGGCACCCTCGAGGTCCCCTTCGACTACCAGAACCCGGGTGACGGTTCGCTGCAGCTGGCGGTCGAGCGCGCCACCGCGACCGGTGACAAGATCGGCTCGCTGGTCGTCAACCCGGGCGGCCCCGGCGCCCCGGGCACCGACACCGTCACCGACGCGGACCTCTACTTCGCCGACGAGCTGCGGTCGGCGTACGACATCGTCGGGTTCGACCCCCGCGGCACCGGCGACTCCGCCCCGGTCGACTGCCTGACCGACGAGGCCCTCGACGCGTACGTCGCCGCCGACCCCGACCCGGACACCCCGGAGGAGGTCGAGCAGTCGAAGGAGAACTCCGTCCAGTTCTGGACCGGCTGCGCGGCCCGCTCCGGCGCCGTCGGCGGCCACGTCAGCACCGTCGAGGCCGCGCGCGACATGGACGTCCTGCGCTCCGCGCTCGGCGAGGACACGCTCGACTACTTCGGCTTCTCCTACGGCACCCGCCTCGGCGCGACGTACGCCGAGCTGTTCCCCGACAAGGTGGGCCGGATGGCGCTGGACGGCGCCGTCGACCCGTCGCTGTCGGCCCGCGACGGCGCGCTGAGCCAGGCGAAGGGCTTCGAGACGGCGCTGCGCTCCTACCTCCAGAACTGCGTCGACGACGGCGGCTGCTTCCTCGGCGACAGCGTCGACGCCGGCCTGGCGACGATCAAGGACCTGCTCACCAGCATCGACGAGAAGCCGCTGCCGACCAGCGACGCCGAGGACCGCGAGCTGACCGTCGGGCTGGCGTTCTACGGTCTGATCCTGCCGCTCTACAGCGAGGACAACTGGAGCTTCCTCGACCAGGGGCTGGAGCAAGCGCTCGACGGCGACGGCTCGACACTGCTGGTGCTCGCCGACTTCTACGGCTCGCGGGAGAAGGGCACCTACACCGACAACAGCCTCGAGGCGATCTCGGTCATCAACTGCCTCGACGACCCCTGGTCGATCACCGCCGACGAGGTGCCCGCCCAGTTCGCCGACTTCGAGGAGGCCTCGCCCACCTTCGGCGACGTCTTCGCGTGGGGGCTCACGGCCTGCGACGGGATCCCCTTCACGTCCACCGACGAGCCGGACCTGCAGATCGACGGTTCGGGGGCTGCGCCGATCGTGGTCCTCGGTACGACGCGCGACCCCGCGACGCCGTACGAGGAGGCGGTCGCGATGGCCGACCAGCTCGAGTCGGGCGTGCTGGTGAGCCGTGAGGGCGACGGGCACACGGCGTACAACAAGGGGAACGCGTGCATCGACGACGCCGTGCACGGGTACCTCATCGACGGCACCGTCCCGGAGGACGGGCTGACCTGCTGA
- a CDS encoding NHL repeat-containing protein, with amino-acid sequence MVSQSSTVVVSATRSGGRRARRRSAFAATVGAVVALVVGLLASAPPAGAGSAGYVRAGTTWDAVSDADVAAAPDGTLWSVYGSTLDHLAANGGLLSSTTLDGVAAAKGVAVGPDGTVYVTDSTTGNPSVALSPSGAKIHTYTLPGEGVALGVATAPTGEVLVTNASADRVEVFSASGTWLRSIGSPGAGPGQLDRPDDVVVGADGTVFVSDSGNSRIQRFNLATGADLGGFGGPGLNPGQLDSPYAVDLTPEGNVLVFDRRALSEFTAAGAVVSRTEHGLTLASDDQGMSVDASGAVYATRLFGVDKFVPAIAGAAAGVKSPKKGVKVVKKKVRLTVACVSTTPCSGTLTMTVKGKRIAKPTPYAVPAGGTAKVKVKLTKKGLKVIRKKAVTKTVVTVTGGVSKVKIRR; translated from the coding sequence ATGGTGTCGCAGTCCTCGACGGTCGTGGTGTCGGCCACCCGGTCCGGAGGTCGTCGGGCGCGGCGGCGCTCCGCCTTCGCGGCGACGGTGGGGGCGGTCGTGGCGCTCGTCGTCGGCTTGCTCGCCTCGGCGCCGCCCGCGGGCGCGGGCTCGGCTGGCTACGTCCGTGCCGGCACCACCTGGGACGCGGTGAGCGACGCTGACGTGGCCGCCGCCCCCGACGGCACCCTGTGGTCGGTCTACGGCTCGACCCTCGATCACCTCGCTGCCAACGGAGGACTGTTGAGCAGCACCACCCTCGACGGGGTCGCTGCGGCCAAGGGGGTTGCCGTCGGCCCGGACGGCACGGTGTACGTCACCGACTCGACGACCGGCAACCCGTCGGTGGCGCTCTCGCCGAGCGGCGCCAAGATCCACACCTACACCCTCCCCGGTGAGGGGGTCGCGCTCGGCGTGGCCACGGCCCCGACGGGCGAGGTGCTGGTGACCAATGCCAGCGCCGATCGGGTCGAGGTCTTCTCGGCCTCCGGCACGTGGCTGCGCAGCATCGGCTCCCCCGGCGCCGGGCCCGGCCAGCTGGACCGGCCCGACGACGTGGTCGTGGGCGCGGACGGGACCGTCTTCGTCTCCGACTCCGGGAACAGCCGGATCCAGCGGTTCAACCTGGCCACCGGCGCCGACCTCGGTGGATTCGGCGGGCCGGGTCTCAATCCGGGGCAGCTCGACTCGCCCTACGCCGTCGACCTCACTCCCGAAGGCAATGTGCTGGTGTTCGACAGGCGTGCCCTCTCCGAGTTCACCGCCGCCGGCGCCGTCGTGTCGCGCACCGAGCACGGCCTCACCTTGGCGTCCGACGACCAGGGCATGTCCGTCGACGCGTCCGGGGCGGTCTACGCCACCCGCTTGTTCGGCGTGGACAAGTTCGTCCCGGCCATCGCCGGTGCCGCAGCCGGGGTGAAGTCGCCCAAGAAGGGCGTGAAGGTCGTCAAGAAGAAGGTCCGGCTCACCGTCGCGTGCGTCAGCACCACGCCCTGCTCGGGCACCCTGACCATGACGGTGAAGGGCAAGCGGATCGCGAAGCCGACGCCCTACGCGGTGCCGGCCGGCGGCACGGCGAAGGTCAAGGTCAAGCTGACCAAGAAGGGGCTCAAGGTGATCCGCAAGAAGGCGGTCACCAAGACGGTCGTGACCGTCACCGGCGGCGTCAGCAAGGTCAAGATCCGTCGCTGA
- a CDS encoding DNA polymerase III subunit delta', with protein MTVWDTLVGQRTVVTALQQAVAGQGMTHAWLFTGPPGSGRSNAAIAFTAALQCPQGGAGPDCPATCHACHTVLAGSHADVSVVRTEKLSIGVDEVRDLVRRASLSPMGDRWQILIVEDADRLTEQACNALLKAIEEPNGRTIWMLCAPTVEDVLPTIRSRCRLVTLSTPTAEEVAGFLVARGVAEPLASYAARASQGHIGRARALAFDEAVRTRRQEVVSMPARLTTLGRCMDAATRLASTAKDEADAITAELDAREKTDLDAAYGVVERGRRPREYGPALAALEKGQRTRAKRRHLDVVDRGLTDLMSVYRDAIAVASHAPGALVNEEIRDQVEAIVETSTPELNLRRIGWIFAAREQMLEFNVPVALALESMMVALKAPQR; from the coding sequence GTGACCGTCTGGGACACCCTCGTGGGCCAGCGCACCGTCGTCACCGCTCTCCAGCAGGCGGTCGCGGGACAGGGCATGACCCACGCCTGGCTGTTCACCGGCCCGCCGGGCTCGGGGCGCTCCAACGCCGCGATCGCGTTCACCGCGGCGCTCCAGTGCCCCCAGGGCGGAGCCGGGCCCGACTGCCCCGCGACCTGCCACGCCTGCCACACGGTCCTCGCCGGCTCGCACGCCGACGTGTCCGTGGTGCGCACCGAGAAGCTCTCCATCGGCGTCGACGAGGTGCGCGACCTGGTCCGCCGGGCGTCGCTGAGCCCGATGGGCGACCGGTGGCAGATCCTCATCGTCGAGGACGCCGACCGGCTCACCGAGCAGGCCTGCAACGCGCTCCTCAAGGCGATCGAGGAGCCCAACGGCCGCACCATCTGGATGCTCTGCGCGCCCACCGTCGAGGACGTCCTCCCGACCATCCGCTCCCGCTGCCGGCTGGTCACCCTCTCGACGCCGACCGCCGAGGAGGTCGCCGGCTTCCTGGTCGCGCGCGGCGTCGCGGAGCCGCTGGCGTCGTACGCCGCCCGGGCCAGCCAGGGCCACATCGGCCGGGCCCGTGCCCTGGCCTTCGACGAGGCGGTCCGCACCCGGCGGCAGGAGGTCGTGTCGATGCCGGCGCGGCTGACCACGCTCGGCCGGTGCATGGACGCCGCGACGCGGCTCGCGTCGACCGCGAAGGACGAGGCCGACGCGATCACCGCCGAGCTCGACGCCCGGGAGAAGACCGACCTCGACGCGGCGTACGGCGTGGTCGAGCGGGGGCGTCGCCCGCGCGAGTACGGCCCCGCGCTGGCCGCTCTCGAGAAGGGCCAGCGGACCCGCGCCAAGCGGCGCCACCTCGACGTCGTCGACCGCGGCCTGACCGACCTGATGTCGGTCTACCGCGACGCCATCGCGGTCGCCAGCCATGCGCCCGGGGCGCTGGTCAACGAGGAGATCCGCGACCAGGTCGAGGCGATCGTCGAGACCTCCACCCCCGAGCTCAACCTGCGCCGGATCGGCTGGATCTTCGCCGCGCGGGAGCAGATGTTGGAGTTCAACGTGCCGGTGGCTTTGGCCCTGGAGTCGATGATGGTGGCATTGAAGGCACCACAGCGGTGA
- the tmk gene encoding dTMP kinase, with protein MTSSASRRWPGQYADTGVFVCFEGGEGGGKSTQSRLLHDRLTERGYAVRLTHEPGDTPVGKDLRRIVLSPETGELAHKTEFLLYAADKAEHVETLVRPALARGEVVITDRYVDSTLAYQGAGRALDRDELEDVSRWATGDLRPHLTIVLDLEPEAGLGRFEGRDRIEGEGLEFHLRVRRSFLELARRNPEHYAVIDARAPIEEIAAEIAGRIEPLLGQATRSVP; from the coding sequence GTGACCTCCTCCGCGAGCCGCCGCTGGCCCGGCCAGTACGCCGACACCGGTGTCTTCGTCTGCTTCGAGGGCGGCGAGGGCGGCGGCAAGTCCACCCAGTCGCGGCTGCTGCACGACCGGCTCACCGAGCGCGGGTACGCCGTGCGGCTCACCCACGAGCCCGGCGACACCCCGGTCGGCAAGGACCTGCGCCGGATCGTGCTCAGTCCCGAGACCGGCGAGCTCGCCCACAAGACCGAGTTCCTGCTCTACGCCGCCGACAAGGCCGAGCACGTCGAGACGCTGGTCCGCCCGGCGCTCGCGCGGGGCGAGGTGGTCATCACCGACCGGTACGTCGACTCGACCCTCGCCTACCAGGGCGCCGGCCGGGCGCTCGACCGCGACGAGCTCGAGGACGTCTCCCGCTGGGCCACCGGCGACCTGCGCCCCCACCTGACCATCGTGCTCGACCTCGAGCCCGAGGCGGGCCTGGGCCGGTTCGAGGGCCGCGACCGGATCGAGGGCGAGGGCCTGGAGTTCCACCTGCGGGTCCGCCGCTCCTTCCTGGAGCTCGCCCGCCGCAACCCCGAGCACTACGCCGTGATCGACGCGCGGGCGCCGATCGAGGAGATCGCCGCCGAGATCGCCGGCCGGATCGAGCCGCTGCTGGGCCAGGCGACCAGGAGCGTGCCGTGA
- the topA gene encoding type I DNA topoisomerase: MSHKLVIVESPAKARTIGGYLGDGYVVESSIGHIRDLPNNAADTPAKIKDKPWGRLAIDVDNGFEPYYVVPRDKKSHISKLKSLLKDADELFLATDEDREGEAIAWHLLDELKPKNIPVKRMVFHEITKAAIQEAAANPRELDMDLVEAQETRRLLDRLYGYEVSPVLWRKVMSGLSAGRVQSVATRLVVDREKERMAFKVASYWDLEGTFDAGSKHDQRMFPAKIHSVDGTRVASGSNFGQDGQLKARADVVHLDQRRAQDLVAALADTAYDVRSVEAKPYRRSPYPPFRTTTLQQEASRKLGMSASVTMSVAQRLYENGFITYMRTDSTTLSGSAIGAARAQVQELYGAEYLPDAPRTYASKVKNAQEAHEAIRPAGDSFRTPAQTGLTGDQFRVYELIWMRTVASQMKDAVGQSVTIRLGGAAATGEDVVFSASGRVITFHGFLKAYVEGTDDNAAKDDQETRLPNLAEGDPVSAASLSANGHETKPPARYTEATLIKELEDRQIGRPSTYASIIGTILNRGYVYKKGTALVPAWIAFSVVRLLTEHFTRLIDYQFTAGMEDVLDDIARGDKSRVAELTEFYYGSDTLAGLKRLVDDLGDIDAKALATFPVGDPEDGIDLRVGKYGPYLEGPGDDGAPAGKRANVPDDLPPDELTLEKAKELLANPSGEEIDLGIHPETGLQVVAKNGRFGPYVTEVLPEDAPKNAKPRTGSLFKSMSLDTVTLEDAIKLISLPRVVGAGEDGEEITAQNGRYGPYLKKGTDSRSLTSEDQIFGITLDEALKIYSQPKQRGRAAAAPPLKELGNDPVSGQPVVVKAGRFGEYVTDGEYNATLRKDDSVQDITLERAAELLAERRAKGPAKKAAKRGAKKTAAKKTPAKKAAAKKTTAKKTAAKKAAKKS; encoded by the coding sequence GTGTCCCACAAGCTGGTGATCGTCGAGTCGCCCGCCAAGGCCCGCACCATCGGCGGGTACCTCGGCGACGGCTATGTCGTCGAGTCCTCGATCGGCCACATCCGTGACCTCCCCAACAACGCCGCCGACACCCCGGCGAAGATCAAGGACAAGCCGTGGGGGCGGCTCGCGATCGATGTCGACAACGGGTTCGAGCCCTACTACGTCGTGCCCCGCGACAAGAAGAGCCACATCTCCAAGCTGAAGAGCCTGCTCAAGGACGCCGACGAGCTCTTCCTCGCCACCGATGAGGACCGCGAGGGCGAGGCGATCGCCTGGCACCTCCTCGACGAGCTGAAGCCGAAGAACATCCCGGTCAAGCGGATGGTCTTCCACGAGATCACCAAAGCGGCCATCCAGGAGGCGGCCGCGAACCCGCGCGAGCTCGACATGGACCTGGTCGAGGCGCAGGAGACCCGCCGGCTGCTCGACCGCCTCTACGGCTACGAGGTCTCGCCGGTGCTGTGGCGCAAGGTCATGTCGGGCCTGTCCGCGGGCCGGGTGCAGTCGGTCGCGACCCGGCTCGTCGTGGACCGCGAGAAGGAGCGGATGGCCTTCAAGGTCGCCTCCTACTGGGACCTCGAGGGCACCTTCGACGCCGGCAGCAAGCACGACCAGCGGATGTTCCCCGCCAAGATCCACAGCGTCGACGGCACCCGTGTCGCGTCCGGCTCGAACTTCGGCCAGGACGGTCAGCTCAAGGCCAGGGCGGACGTCGTCCACCTCGACCAGCGCCGGGCCCAGGACCTCGTCGCGGCACTCGCCGACACGGCGTACGACGTCCGGTCGGTCGAGGCCAAGCCGTACCGCCGCTCGCCGTACCCGCCCTTCCGCACCACCACGCTGCAGCAGGAGGCCAGCCGCAAGCTCGGCATGAGCGCGAGCGTGACGATGAGCGTCGCGCAGCGGCTCTACGAGAACGGCTTCATCACCTACATGCGTACCGACAGCACCACGCTGTCGGGCAGCGCGATCGGCGCCGCCCGGGCGCAGGTCCAGGAGCTGTACGGCGCCGAGTACCTCCCTGACGCGCCGCGGACCTACGCCAGCAAGGTCAAGAACGCCCAGGAGGCGCACGAGGCGATCCGCCCCGCGGGCGACTCCTTCCGGACGCCGGCCCAGACCGGGCTCACCGGCGACCAGTTCCGGGTCTACGAGCTGATCTGGATGCGCACCGTCGCCTCCCAGATGAAGGACGCTGTGGGCCAGTCGGTGACGATCCGGCTCGGGGGCGCCGCCGCCACCGGCGAGGACGTCGTCTTCTCCGCGTCGGGCCGGGTGATCACCTTCCACGGCTTCCTCAAGGCCTACGTCGAGGGCACCGACGACAACGCCGCGAAGGACGACCAGGAGACCCGGCTGCCCAACCTGGCCGAGGGCGACCCGGTCTCCGCCGCGTCGCTGTCCGCCAACGGCCACGAGACCAAGCCGCCGGCCCGCTACACCGAGGCCACGCTGATCAAGGAGCTGGAGGACCGGCAGATCGGCCGGCCCTCGACGTACGCCTCGATCATCGGGACGATCCTCAACCGCGGCTACGTCTACAAGAAGGGCACCGCCCTGGTGCCGGCGTGGATCGCGTTCTCCGTGGTCCGGCTGCTCACCGAGCACTTCACCCGGTTGATCGACTACCAGTTCACCGCCGGCATGGAGGACGTCCTCGACGACATCGCCCGCGGCGACAAGAGCCGGGTCGCCGAGCTGACCGAGTTCTACTACGGCTCCGACACGCTCGCCGGCCTCAAGCGGCTCGTCGACGACCTCGGCGACATCGACGCCAAGGCGCTGGCGACCTTCCCGGTGGGCGATCCGGAGGACGGCATCGACCTGCGGGTCGGCAAGTACGGCCCCTACCTCGAGGGACCGGGCGACGACGGCGCACCGGCCGGCAAGCGCGCGAACGTGCCCGACGACCTGCCGCCCGACGAGCTGACGCTCGAGAAGGCCAAGGAGCTGCTCGCCAACCCGTCCGGCGAGGAGATCGACCTCGGCATCCACCCGGAGACCGGCCTGCAGGTCGTCGCCAAGAACGGCCGCTTCGGCCCGTACGTCACCGAGGTGCTGCCCGAGGACGCGCCCAAGAACGCCAAGCCGCGCACCGGATCGCTGTTCAAGTCGATGTCGCTCGACACGGTGACCCTCGAGGACGCGATCAAGCTGATCTCGCTGCCCCGTGTCGTCGGCGCCGGCGAGGACGGCGAGGAGATCACCGCCCAGAACGGCCGCTACGGCCCGTACCTCAAGAAGGGCACCGACTCCCGCTCGCTCACCAGCGAGGACCAGATCTTCGGGATCACCCTCGACGAGGCGCTGAAGATCTACAGCCAGCCCAAGCAGCGCGGCCGCGCCGCCGCGGCCCCGCCGCTCAAGGAGCTGGGCAACGACCCCGTCTCCGGGCAGCCGGTGGTCGTCAAGGCCGGCCGGTTCGGCGAGTACGTCACCGACGGCGAGTACAACGCGACGCTGCGCAAGGACGACTCGGTCCAGGACATCACCCTGGAGCGGGCCGCCGAGCTGCTCGCCGAGCGCCGCGCCAAGGGGCCGGCCAAGAAGGCCGCCAAGCGGGGCGCGAAGAAGACCGCGGCGAAGAAGACGCCGGCCAAGAAGGCGGCCGCCAAGAAGACCACCGCCAAGAAGACGGCGGCGAAGAAGGCCGCCAAGAAGTCCTGA
- a CDS encoding DUF2510 domain-containing protein, whose amino-acid sequence MTNAGWYPDPAGAPDTYRYWDGQAWSQMTTTQPSGGARPDGAAATPPPAEPTVAPPAPYGAVPASPPPPPPPSPYGDQGGYGGYGGQVGGGYGQQWSPTPTPGGGGSGNKTVLIVIAAVVALVLLGVGGFFGIRALVGDDEDKKADDDSSQTDESEPTEGTDGTEESDEPDPSDGSSSTVRPTGIQCTGGAPAPSATLDPAATELTGGRLTIPRQPDHALVGGDQVELNFANGLVLQYANVDESWVTLTGVGGLAKANGFDDIATAAEVVMQCLTGNDKVYRGFTGRTDLTNEEISVDGKPAYRITAEVRVTDPEVTVEGDVTDVIVVDTGDPSEFGIYIGMAAIGDDALISANEAVIDQIKVG is encoded by the coding sequence GTGACCAACGCAGGCTGGTACCCCGACCCCGCAGGCGCGCCCGACACCTACCGCTACTGGGACGGTCAGGCGTGGAGCCAGATGACGACCACGCAGCCGTCCGGGGGCGCCCGGCCCGACGGCGCGGCCGCGACTCCGCCCCCGGCGGAGCCCACCGTGGCGCCGCCCGCGCCGTACGGCGCCGTGCCGGCCTCGCCGCCGCCCCCACCGCCGCCCAGCCCCTACGGCGACCAGGGCGGCTACGGCGGCTACGGAGGCCAGGTCGGCGGGGGCTACGGCCAGCAGTGGAGCCCCACGCCCACGCCGGGCGGGGGCGGGTCGGGCAACAAGACCGTCCTGATCGTGATCGCCGCCGTGGTGGCGCTGGTGCTGCTCGGCGTGGGCGGCTTCTTCGGCATCCGTGCGCTCGTGGGGGACGACGAGGACAAGAAGGCCGACGACGACAGCTCGCAGACCGACGAGTCCGAGCCGACCGAGGGCACCGACGGCACCGAGGAGTCCGACGAGCCCGACCCGAGCGACGGGTCGTCGAGCACCGTCCGGCCGACCGGCATCCAGTGCACGGGCGGCGCGCCGGCCCCGTCGGCCACGCTCGACCCCGCGGCCACCGAGCTCACCGGCGGCCGGCTGACGATCCCGCGCCAGCCGGACCACGCCCTCGTCGGGGGCGACCAGGTGGAGCTCAACTTCGCCAACGGGCTCGTGCTGCAGTACGCCAATGTCGACGAGAGCTGGGTCACCCTCACCGGCGTCGGCGGGCTCGCGAAGGCCAACGGCTTCGACGACATCGCCACCGCGGCCGAGGTCGTCATGCAGTGCCTGACCGGGAATGACAAGGTCTACCGGGGCTTCACGGGCCGCACGGACCTCACCAACGAGGAGATCAGCGTCGACGGCAAGCCGGCGTACCGGATCACCGCCGAGGTCCGGGTCACCGACCCCGAGGTCACGGTGGAGGGCGATGTCACCGACGTGATCGTCGTCGACACGGGCGATCCCAGCGAGTTCGGCATCTACATCGGCATGGCCGCGATCGGCGACGACGCCCTGATCAGCGCCAACGAGGCGGTCATCGACCAGATCAAGGTCGGCTGA